In Acidobacteriota bacterium, a single genomic region encodes these proteins:
- a CDS encoding Uma2 family endonuclease has translation MATAIRFTSADLLAMPDNGKRYEVIEGELYMSRQPFNEHQRVCGKLFNKLANWSEVSNSGEPFFAPGLIFAEDDDVAPDLIWISKKRLVDYKPDDHFHVAPELVIEVLSFGKEQERRDRETKLKLYSRRGVQEYWIANWRSRQIEVYRRKRNHLQLITTLNDNETLTSPLLPNFSCQVSTIFDHS, from the coding sequence ATGGCTACGGCAATTCGCTTCACATCCGCTGATTTATTAGCGATGCCCGATAATGGCAAACGTTATGAGGTTATTGAAGGAGAACTCTATATGTCACGGCAACCATTCAATGAGCATCAACGTGTTTGTGGAAAGCTCTTCAATAAACTGGCGAATTGGAGTGAAGTTTCAAATTCAGGTGAACCTTTTTTTGCACCAGGATTGATTTTTGCTGAAGATGACGATGTCGCTCCTGACTTAATATGGATAAGCAAAAAACGGCTGGTAGATTATAAACCGGATGACCATTTTCATGTTGCTCCTGAGTTAGTGATTGAGGTTCTCTCGTTCGGTAAAGAACAGGAACGGCGAGATCGTGAAACTAAACTAAAACTCTATTCGCGACGCGGGGTGCAGGAATATTGGATTGCTAATTGGCGCTCAAGGCAAATTGAAGTCTATCGACGAAAGCGAAACCATCTACAACTTATCACCACATTAAACGACAATGAAACGCTGACCTCGCCATTATTGCCAAATTTCAGTTGCCAAGTTTCGACAATTTTCGATCACTCCTAA
- the glyA gene encoding serine hydroxymethyltransferase, translated as MTASMNRPLHEVDPEIAAIIAKEERRISYNLEMIASENFVSEAVLEAMGSVLTNKYAEGYPGKRYYGGCEVVDEAENLARERAKQIFGCEHVNVQPHSGSQANQSVYLSVLNYGDTVLGMSLAHGGHLTHGHPLNFSGRSYNIVSYGVDQESETIDYEELERLAHEHQPKMILCGASAYSRIIDFERIGKIAKDVGAYSMADIAHISGLVAAGLHPTPMPHMDFVTTTTHKTLRGPRAGMAMCREQFQKELDRAVFPTVQGGPLMHIIAAKAVCYKEALQDDFKDYQNQVIANAKVLAEELTNAGFKIVSGGTDNHLMLVNVFVRGLTGAQAEKTLDKAGITVNKNAIPFDTNPPMKASGIRIGSPALTTRGMKENEMRQIAEFIKDALANHEDESALKRIREKVNELCASFPIYENRLVRSQAHAS; from the coding sequence ATGACCGCTTCGATGAATCGCCCTTTACACGAGGTTGACCCCGAAATTGCCGCAATAATTGCCAAAGAAGAACGCCGCATCTCTTATAACCTGGAAATGATCGCTTCGGAAAATTTTGTATCCGAAGCCGTTTTGGAAGCAATGGGTTCGGTGTTAACCAACAAATATGCTGAAGGCTATCCGGGTAAACGTTACTACGGCGGTTGCGAAGTCGTAGATGAAGCCGAAAATCTGGCTCGCGAACGCGCCAAACAGATTTTCGGATGTGAACATGTAAATGTTCAACCGCATTCCGGTTCGCAGGCAAATCAATCGGTCTACCTGAGCGTCCTCAATTATGGCGATACGGTTCTGGGAATGAGCCTCGCCCACGGCGGACATTTAACTCACGGTCATCCGTTAAATTTTTCCGGTCGCAGCTACAATATCGTTTCCTATGGCGTAGACCAGGAAAGCGAAACCATTGATTATGAGGAACTCGAACGCCTCGCCCACGAACATCAACCCAAGATGATTTTATGCGGGGCGTCGGCTTATTCACGAATTATTGATTTCGAGCGCATCGGAAAAATTGCCAAAGATGTTGGCGCTTATTCGATGGCGGATATTGCGCACATTTCAGGATTAGTCGCCGCCGGGCTGCATCCGACTCCGATGCCGCATATGGATTTTGTGACCACCACGACGCATAAAACCTTGAGAGGCCCGCGTGCCGGAATGGCAATGTGTCGCGAGCAATTTCAAAAAGAGTTAGACCGCGCCGTCTTTCCCACCGTTCAAGGCGGACCCTTGATGCACATCATCGCCGCCAAAGCCGTCTGTTATAAAGAGGCGTTGCAGGATGATTTCAAAGACTATCAAAACCAGGTTATCGCCAATGCCAAAGTTTTAGCCGAAGAATTAACCAACGCCGGATTCAAAATTGTTTCGGGCGGAACCGATAATCATTTGATGCTGGTAAATGTTTTCGTTCGCGGATTGACCGGCGCTCAGGCTGAAAAGACTTTGGATAAAGCCGGTATCACAGTTAATAAAAACGCCATCCCATTCGATACCAATCCGCCGATGAAGGCTTCGGGAATTCGCATCGGCTCACCGGCACTCACGACGCGCGGAATGAAAGAAAATGAAATGCGGCAAATCGCCGAATTCATCAAGGATGCGTTAGCCAACCACGAAGATGAATCTGCATTAAAACGAATTCGCGAAAAAGTTAATGAACTCTGTGCCAGTTTCCCGATTTATGAAAATCGTCTGGTTCGTAGTCAGGCGCATGCATCATAG
- a CDS encoding AI-2E family transporter, whose product MKKRVTDRSELIRVYTTVCVRVIAIILGILLAAWLVYKLSALILLLIISIFFSYLLAPLVGLFENAVYFRGKELKLSKPTAICVVYILVGGILFVVLEILIPKLWDQVTDLAQNLPTYIASASNNINSTIKNANMWVKHANLSRSVQDYLLKESTAIAEALFPWLQSHVVGLLAYLQYLPWLILVPVISFFLLKDASHVGDAIIDAMPNDKLKKRVRWMLLDMSKTIAAYIRAQITACIVIGLLVSVGLWIIGAPYPVVLGVMSGFMEFVPLAGPLIAAVIIVSLSAIYSIKTAFIAALFLIILRLAQDYVIYPRIIGEGIKMPPFIVILAILAGAEIAGLIGIFFSIPVVGLIIVFIHHYRAYRGLEKIKAERTEIESSKVDFETSSIKISNDSIELETQSVEIESQKEIST is encoded by the coding sequence GGTTTACACAACCGTTTGTGTGCGCGTCATTGCGATAATCCTTGGAATATTGCTTGCCGCCTGGTTGGTTTATAAACTCAGTGCCTTAATTTTACTGTTGATTATTTCCATATTTTTCTCTTATCTGCTCGCGCCGCTCGTGGGTCTATTTGAAAATGCCGTCTATTTCAGAGGCAAAGAATTAAAGTTATCCAAACCGACGGCAATCTGTGTGGTCTATATTCTGGTCGGCGGTATTTTGTTTGTTGTATTGGAAATCCTGATTCCCAAACTCTGGGATCAGGTTACTGATTTAGCGCAGAATTTACCGACCTATATCGCGTCCGCATCAAACAACATTAACAGCACCATAAAAAATGCCAATATGTGGGTTAAACATGCGAACCTCTCGCGCAGCGTCCAGGATTACTTATTGAAAGAGAGTACAGCAATCGCCGAAGCCCTGTTTCCGTGGCTGCAATCCCATGTCGTCGGACTTCTGGCATACCTGCAATATTTACCCTGGTTGATTCTGGTTCCGGTGATTTCCTTTTTTCTGTTGAAAGATGCCTCGCACGTCGGTGATGCAATCATCGACGCCATGCCTAACGACAAATTAAAAAAGCGAGTGCGGTGGATGTTACTGGATATGAGTAAAACCATCGCCGCTTATATTCGCGCACAAATTACTGCCTGTATCGTCATTGGTCTTTTGGTCAGCGTCGGTTTGTGGATAATCGGTGCGCCTTACCCGGTGGTTTTAGGTGTGATGTCGGGCTTTATGGAATTCGTTCCCTTAGCCGGACCCTTAATCGCTGCGGTGATTATTGTCAGTTTGTCGGCAATTTACTCAATTAAAACCGCATTTATTGCGGCGCTGTTTTTAATTATTCTGAGGCTCGCGCAGGATTATGTCATTTATCCGCGCATCATCGGTGAAGGCATTAAAATGCCGCCGTTCATCGTTATCCTTGCGATTCTTGCCGGTGCTGAAATCGCCGGTCTGATCGGCATCTTCTTTTCCATTCCGGTGGTCGGTTTAATCATCGTGTTTATTCACCACTATCGCGCCTATCGAGGGCTTGAAAAAATCAAAGCCGAACGCACCGAAATCGAATCTTCAAAGGTAGATTTTGAAACCAGTTCGATAAAAATTTCAAATGATTCAATCGAATTGGAAACGCAATCGGTTGAAATTGAATCTCAAAAAGAAATTTCAACCTGA
- a CDS encoding ATP-dependent DNA helicase has translation MKEVFGPDGLIARYHPNYEYRPGQIEMAHAVHDTLTDGGVALIEAGTGTGKTLAYLIPALAAGRRVIVSTATKNLQEQLIKKDIPFLQTVIKRDFKTVCMKGRANYICLHKLKKAESQPIFEDLQDVNYFDTIRRWAGKTETGDRAELTDLPENLPFWHQIDARAESCIGQKCPDYDECFITRMRQEAMESDVVIVNHHLFFADLALRGGDFGAVLPDYSTIIFDEAHEIEDVAASYFGCSVSNFRIADLIQDAQKLVISEPDAVAELVKSLARLSQRSDAFWATFYPRDKFAQDGRYTLSEEHFVKKDRDDNLVPSVAGEAYVALINAVNRVAGALGVVKDPPSELDNILRRVEVLKFELEFIVSAQDPGFVYWYECRGRGVFVHGTPIDVSGILEERLFSNVQSAVLTSATMTAGNSFDFIKGRLGISHSRDLIIESHFDYENQSVLYLPKRLPDPRSPQFNEASALEIIKILRASNGRAFVLFTSVAAMNQVFDLVFEELDFPMFKQGQGSKIGLLERFRKTPNAVLFATSSFWQGVDVQGEALSCVVIHKLPFAVPTDPVVAARQKYIDDNGGNSFMEYSVPQAAIILKQGLGRLIRSATDKGVLSVLDPRIQTKFYGKVFIKSIPSCRITDRIEEATAIFDDKK, from the coding sequence ATGAAAGAAGTTTTCGGTCCCGACGGGTTGATTGCCCGTTATCATCCAAATTATGAATATCGTCCGGGTCAAATCGAAATGGCTCACGCGGTACACGATACGCTTACGGATGGCGGAGTGGCGTTAATTGAAGCGGGAACCGGAACCGGCAAAACCCTGGCTTATTTAATCCCGGCGCTTGCTGCCGGGCGTCGCGTTATCGTTTCAACCGCTACTAAAAATCTCCAGGAACAATTAATCAAAAAAGACATCCCCTTTTTACAAACCGTGATTAAGAGAGATTTCAAGACGGTTTGTATGAAAGGTCGCGCAAACTACATCTGTCTGCACAAATTGAAAAAGGCAGAATCCCAACCGATTTTTGAAGACCTTCAGGATGTTAATTATTTTGACACCATTCGCCGGTGGGCAGGAAAAACCGAAACCGGTGATCGCGCCGAACTAACTGATTTGCCGGAAAATCTGCCGTTCTGGCATCAGATTGATGCGCGGGCTGAAAGTTGTATCGGTCAGAAATGTCCCGATTATGATGAGTGTTTCATCACCCGCATGCGCCAGGAAGCCATGGAATCCGATGTCGTCATCGTCAATCATCATCTATTTTTTGCTGACCTGGCGCTGAGAGGCGGCGATTTCGGCGCGGTGTTGCCGGATTATTCGACGATTATTTTCGACGAGGCGCACGAAATCGAAGATGTTGCCGCTTCCTACTTCGGGTGCAGCGTTTCAAATTTTCGCATCGCGGATTTGATTCAGGACGCGCAAAAACTGGTGATCAGTGAACCGGACGCGGTGGCTGAATTGGTAAAATCGCTTGCCCGGTTATCTCAACGTTCCGATGCCTTTTGGGCTACTTTTTATCCGCGCGATAAATTTGCGCAAGATGGCAGATATACATTAAGCGAAGAACATTTCGTTAAAAAAGACCGTGACGATAACCTGGTTCCGTCGGTTGCCGGTGAAGCTTATGTCGCTTTAATCAATGCCGTGAACCGGGTCGCAGGGGCGCTGGGTGTGGTGAAAGACCCGCCTTCGGAACTCGACAACATTTTGCGCCGCGTCGAAGTCTTGAAATTTGAACTGGAATTTATCGTCTCCGCCCAAGACCCCGGTTTTGTTTACTGGTATGAATGTCGCGGGCGCGGCGTCTTCGTTCACGGAACCCCAATTGATGTTTCGGGCATTCTTGAAGAGCGGCTTTTTTCCAATGTGCAAAGCGCCGTTCTAACTTCGGCAACCATGACGGCGGGAAATTCTTTTGACTTTATTAAAGGTAGATTAGGCATTTCTCATTCGCGGGATTTAATCATTGAATCGCATTTCGATTATGAGAATCAATCGGTGCTTTACCTGCCAAAACGCCTGCCCGACCCGCGCAGCCCGCAATTTAATGAAGCATCGGCTTTGGAAATCATTAAGATTTTACGGGCATCAAACGGACGCGCATTTGTTTTGTTTACCAGTGTGGCAGCGATGAATCAGGTGTTTGATCTGGTTTTTGAAGAGTTGGATTTTCCCATGTTCAAACAAGGTCAGGGTTCAAAAATCGGTTTGCTCGAACGTTTCCGAAAAACCCCGAATGCGGTGCTGTTTGCAACCTCATCATTTTGGCAAGGCGTCGACGTTCAAGGCGAAGCCCTGTCCTGTGTGGTCATTCATAAACTGCCGTTTGCAGTCCCGACAGACCCAGTGGTTGCCGCCAGACAAAAATATATCGATGACAATGGCGGCAATTCTTTTATGGAATATTCCGTACCGCAGGCAGCGATTATTTTGAAACAAGGGTTGGGGCGGTTGATTCGTTCAGCAACCGACAAAGGCGTCTTATCGGTTCTTGACCCACGCATTCAAACCAAATTTTATGGCAAGGTGTTTATCAAAAGCATTCCCTCATGTCGCATCACAGATAGAATCGAAGAAGCTACGGCAATATTCGATGACAAAAAATAG